In the Bacillus sp. FJAT-42376 genome, TCGAACTAGCGGTCGAAGCCTCTCAAAAAATGACGGGTGCAAGCACAATGAGCATGGATCCTGAAGCACTCAGTCAAGCCCAAAAATCAATTGAGGATGCAAAAACCCATCTGGAGCAAGTAAGTCTTACCGGTGTTGACAGGGAATTCCTTGAACATCAAAAAAAGCTTCTGGATCAGTGTCAGCATCAGCTGAATGAAGCGAGAAAGTAACACAGCCTTCAGCTTTAAGAGACAAAAACCCCCGGAATGCAAAACTGCTTTCCGGGGGTTTCGTTTTCATTCATATATAGCAGCTGTACGATTTACGGTCAGGATAGCTTCTCCCCCAATTCTTTCAGCTTCAGTCCGACTGTACATTGACTGATGCAGAAAGAATGGGCATGTGTCTTCCCATATTCTTTGCGAAAATGCTGCTTAAGGAGGCAATCTACACAATACGTGTCCAGCAGCTCCCCTATTTCATCCAGTTTCTGTTTTCGATTATTCATCCTTCGCCCACTCCATTTAATCCAATTTAATCCGGCTTCTTACATTCATGCCCTGAATAG is a window encoding:
- a CDS encoding DUF2564 family protein, whose translation is MNQNNQEQPVNGLNDLAQLELAVEASQKMTGASTMSMDPEALSQAQKSIEDAKTHLEQVSLTGVDREFLEHQKKLLDQCQHQLNEARK
- a CDS encoding zinc-finger domain-containing protein, with product MNNRKQKLDEIGELLDTYCVDCLLKQHFRKEYGKTHAHSFCISQCTVGLKLKELGEKLS